In Rubrobacter calidifluminis, a genomic segment contains:
- a CDS encoding multicopper oxidase family protein — protein MAKLSRREFFGLAGLGTGALVLGACGRSSGSGAGAGTSRTTPAPSGTREYALDVSPAQVRIGGRRVKTWTYGGNLPGPEIRVKEGERLRVKVKNALPEGTTVHWHGLPIPNGMDGVPYVTQKPIKPGGEFVYEFTVPVSGTYFYHSHVGLQLDRALYGPLVIEPKKESLSYDREYTLMLDDWLDGVRGTPEDAMKRLKSGGSAMIGMGSMGGMGGMGGMGGMGGGMRGMSGMGGGSEPRQWTPDIVYPYYLINGKPPDSPEELMVKRGERLRLRFINPASATIFRVALAGHRMTVTHTDGQPVEPVDVDALRIGPGERYDVIVEANNPGVWQLAAQAEGTEKMGRAILRYRGSSGSAPPAGQKPPELGKKLLLYGMLRAASGVDLPSGSPDQVTPVTLSGNERRYVWRINGKSFHPGPNATPDPITAGRNKHIRFEFMNMSMMPHPMHLHGHSFQVDNGTGRGPLKDTAIVDPMQRFAVDWYADNPGDWAFHCHHLYHMEAGMMRVVRV, from the coding sequence ATGGCTAAGCTGAGCCGCCGGGAGTTCTTCGGGCTTGCGGGGTTGGGGACGGGGGCCCTCGTCCTGGGTGCCTGCGGGAGATCTTCGGGTTCCGGAGCGGGCGCCGGCACCTCCCGCACTACCCCTGCTCCGTCCGGCACCAGAGAGTACGCGCTCGATGTCTCGCCGGCACAGGTCAGGATCGGCGGGCGCCGGGTGAAGACCTGGACCTACGGGGGAAACCTGCCGGGGCCCGAGATCCGGGTAAAAGAGGGAGAGCGGCTTCGGGTGAAGGTGAAGAACGCTCTGCCGGAGGGTACGACGGTACACTGGCACGGGCTCCCCATCCCCAACGGGATGGACGGTGTCCCGTACGTCACCCAGAAGCCGATAAAGCCGGGGGGGGAGTTCGTCTACGAGTTCACGGTCCCCGTCTCCGGCACCTACTTCTACCACAGCCACGTCGGGCTCCAGCTCGACCGCGCCCTCTACGGTCCGCTCGTCATCGAGCCCAAAAAGGAATCGCTCTCCTACGACCGCGAGTACACGCTCATGCTCGACGACTGGCTCGACGGGGTGCGGGGTACTCCCGAGGACGCGATGAAGCGCCTCAAGTCCGGAGGGAGCGCGATGATCGGGATGGGCAGTATGGGAGGCATGGGAGGTATGGGAGGTATGGGAGGCATGGGTGGGGGCATGCGCGGTATGTCCGGGATGGGGGGCGGGAGCGAACCCCGCCAGTGGACGCCGGATATCGTCTACCCCTACTACCTGATCAACGGCAAACCCCCGGATTCTCCCGAGGAGCTCATGGTGAAGCGCGGGGAGCGACTCCGGCTGCGCTTCATCAACCCGGCGAGCGCGACGATCTTCAGGGTGGCCCTTGCCGGTCATCGCATGACCGTGACACACACCGATGGGCAGCCGGTCGAGCCGGTAGACGTCGACGCTCTGCGGATCGGACCGGGTGAGCGTTACGATGTGATCGTCGAGGCGAACAACCCGGGTGTCTGGCAGCTCGCGGCACAGGCCGAGGGGACGGAGAAGATGGGACGTGCGATCCTGCGCTACCGGGGAAGCTCGGGCTCCGCTCCACCGGCAGGCCAGAAGCCGCCCGAGTTGGGAAAGAAGCTCCTCCTGTACGGTATGCTCAGGGCAGCCTCTGGGGTCGACCTGCCTTCCGGGAGCCCGGATCAGGTGACACCCGTCACCCTCTCCGGGAACGAGCGGCGCTACGTCTGGAGGATCAACGGGAAGTCCTTCCATCCGGGACCCAACGCCACACCGGACCCGATCACGGCCGGAAGGAACAAGCATATCCGCTTCGAGTTCATGAACATGTCCATGATGCCCCACCCGATGCACCTGCACGGACACTCCTTCCAGGTGGACAACGGTACAGGAAGGGGACCGTTGAAGGACACCGCCATCGTCGACCCGATGCAGAGGTTCGCCGTCGACTGGTACGCGGACAACCCCGGAGACTGGGCCTTCCACTGCCACCACCTCTACCACATGGAGGCCGGCATGATGCGGGTGGTCAGGGTGTAA
- a CDS encoding cation diffusion facilitator family transporter encodes MSGRPVRVGRGPLQGVEERMRLVKRARLLARLGLVWHGIEAGVAIGAGIVAGSIALIGFGADSLIEAAAGIVILWRFASGRISSEGAERRAQRMIGLSYFLLAAYVGIESGRTLLLQEHPATSWVGMGLSVVTLLTMPPLARAKARVGEELGSAAVKGEGTQNMLCAYLSAALLIGLGANALFGWWWADPLAALVIAGVAVREGLESWRGEQCGCYAGEEPDRREDGRTRRAR; translated from the coding sequence GTGAGCGGGCGGCCGGTCCGGGTGGGGCGAGGGCCCCTGCAGGGGGTAGAGGAGCGGATGCGTCTGGTGAAGAGAGCCAGGCTTTTGGCCCGGCTGGGGCTCGTCTGGCACGGGATAGAGGCCGGCGTGGCCATAGGGGCGGGGATCGTGGCGGGATCCATAGCCCTGATCGGCTTTGGAGCCGATTCGCTGATCGAGGCGGCCGCCGGGATCGTCATCCTCTGGAGGTTCGCTTCCGGGAGGATCTCGTCGGAGGGTGCCGAGAGGCGGGCGCAGAGGATGATCGGGCTCAGCTACTTCCTGCTCGCGGCTTACGTCGGGATCGAGTCCGGAAGGACGCTCTTGCTGCAGGAGCATCCGGCGACGAGCTGGGTAGGGATGGGGTTGTCCGTCGTTACGCTGCTCACCATGCCGCCGCTTGCCCGGGCGAAGGCTCGAGTCGGTGAGGAACTCGGATCGGCGGCGGTCAAGGGCGAGGGCACCCAGAACATGCTCTGTGCCTACCTCTCCGCCGCGTTGTTGATCGGGCTCGGAGCCAACGCCCTGTTTGGGTGGTGGTGGGCCGATCCTCTGGCGGCGCTCGTGATCGCGGGGGTTGCGGTGAGGGAGGGGCTGGAGTCCTGGCGTGGGGAGCAGTGCGGCTGCTACGCCGGGGAAGAGCCTGATCGCCGCGAGGATGGCCGCACTCGTCGAGCGCGATGA
- a CDS encoding SHOCT domain-containing protein: protein MMGGFGFVWMIVPALLLIGVIALVVWALARAFPVSRDGDYPRRDRAEEILEERFARGEITTEEYRDSLRVLREKSGKRV, encoded by the coding sequence ATGATGGGCGGGTTCGGATTCGTGTGGATGATCGTCCCGGCGTTGCTCCTGATAGGCGTCATAGCTCTCGTAGTATGGGCCTTGGCCAGGGCCTTCCCGGTCTCGCGTGACGGGGATTACCCGCGGAGGGACAGAGCGGAAGAGATCCTGGAGGAGCGCTTCGCCCGCGGCGAGATCACTACTGAAGAGTACAGGGATTCGCTGAGGGTGCTGAGGGAGAAGTCCGGGAAGAGGGTCTGA
- a CDS encoding ArsR/SmtB family transcription factor — translation MTHFREASPGERLLEPRDVLSGEMGRVDERIAGLMGALSGPTRVRALFALLEHGELTAGELAKVVGMSGSATSHQLRVLRDLGLVRRRREGKRAFYALADDHLGVLLREALYHVDHARLFEPGRRR, via the coding sequence ATGACGCACTTCAGGGAAGCTTCGCCGGGGGAGCGGCTGCTTGAGCCGCGGGACGTCTTGAGCGGGGAGATGGGTCGGGTGGACGAGAGGATCGCGGGCCTGATGGGGGCGCTCTCCGGCCCGACGCGGGTGAGGGCGCTCTTCGCGTTGCTGGAGCACGGCGAGCTCACGGCGGGAGAGCTGGCGAAGGTGGTCGGGATGAGCGGGTCCGCGACGAGCCATCAGCTCAGGGTGCTCAGGGACCTCGGGCTGGTGCGGCGGCGCAGGGAGGGCAAGAGGGCCTTCTACGCGCTCGCCGACGACCACCTCGGGGTACTGCTCCGGGAGGCGCTCTATCACGTGGACCACGCGCGGCTGTTCGAGCCGGGGAGGCGCCGTTGA
- a CDS encoding ArsR/SmtB family transcription factor, with product MNDDRCELLCVDAPRAEAIREKLLTEKRAQEAAGRARALSDPTRLTLAAALGEAGELCVCDLSWIAGRGQGLVSHHLRVLRSLGLVRSRREGKMVMYSLTERGASLLSAVLGEEIGV from the coding sequence ATGAATGATGACAGGTGCGAACTGCTTTGCGTGGATGCTCCGAGGGCGGAGGCGATTCGCGAGAAGCTACTGACGGAGAAGAGGGCGCAGGAGGCCGCCGGGAGGGCCAGGGCTCTCTCGGACCCGACGCGGCTCACGCTGGCTGCGGCGCTCGGGGAGGCCGGGGAGCTCTGCGTGTGCGATCTGTCCTGGATAGCGGGGCGCGGGCAGGGGTTGGTCTCGCACCACCTTCGGGTGCTGCGTTCGCTGGGGTTGGTACGCTCCAGGCGTGAGGGGAAGATGGTCATGTACTCGCTCACGGAGCGCGGGGCTTCGCTGCTCTCGGCTGTGCTTGGTGAGGAGATCGGGGTGTGA